In Candidatus Saccharibacteria bacterium oral taxon 488, a single window of DNA contains:
- a CDS encoding ABC transporter ATP-binding protein translates to MKHILRIFSGYWLMFIILVGFTYAMVMANLWLPDKMSEIVNNGIIKQDMPAIWRNGLAMILVTAAGGLCSIIIGFLASRIATGAAQKLRMELFERVESFALADFNKFSTASLITRSTNDIQQIQMTSILLLRMALLAPIMAVGGLQKAVHNAPDLSWIIALAVSVLLVVIAVLFVIAVPRFKKLQTLVDKLNLVTRENLVGLKVIRAFHNEKIEQKKFQQANTELNKMNLFVNRLMMLLDPIMTLVMNFSSVAIVWFGAHLISSGNLQIGNMMAFLEYAMQVIISFLLLSMVFIMVPRAAVSVKRVGEVLDTLPSIVDPPSPQQLPNDATGKIEFKDVTFAYPDADLPVLSNINFTAEPGQTTAFIGSTGSGKSTLINLIPRFYDVSAGQILLDGMDIRQLKLEELYDQIGYVPQKGVLFSGTIASNIKYGNAKASQELVEKSAKIAQATEFISELKNGYKNEIAQGGSNVSGGQRQRLSIARAIAVEPNVYIFDDSFSALDFKTDAKLRSALAKETKHKTVLIVGQRINTIMNADKIIVLDEGKIVGQGTHQELMKDCQVYQEIAVSQLSEDDLQKMSATTAKGAA, encoded by the coding sequence ATGAAACATATTTTACGGATTTTTAGTGGCTACTGGCTGATGTTTATCATCTTGGTCGGTTTTACCTACGCTATGGTCATGGCGAATTTGTGGCTGCCCGACAAGATGTCGGAAATCGTCAATAACGGCATCATCAAGCAAGATATGCCAGCGATTTGGCGCAACGGACTAGCGATGATTTTGGTGACGGCGGCGGGCGGACTGTGCTCAATTATCATAGGATTTTTGGCCTCCCGGATTGCCACTGGTGCGGCGCAGAAACTACGAATGGAACTATTTGAGCGGGTCGAGAGTTTTGCGCTGGCGGATTTTAATAAATTTTCGACCGCCTCGCTAATTACCCGATCGACCAATGATATTCAGCAAATTCAAATGACGTCAATTCTGCTGCTGCGCATGGCTTTACTGGCGCCAATTATGGCGGTCGGCGGTCTGCAAAAAGCCGTTCACAACGCGCCAGATTTGAGCTGGATCATTGCGCTGGCGGTGTCGGTGCTGCTGGTGGTCATTGCTGTGTTGTTTGTCATTGCTGTGCCTCGGTTCAAGAAATTGCAAACGCTGGTGGACAAACTAAATCTGGTGACGCGTGAAAACTTGGTGGGTTTGAAGGTCATCCGGGCGTTTCATAATGAAAAAATTGAGCAGAAAAAATTCCAGCAAGCCAACACTGAGTTGAATAAGATGAACTTATTTGTTAATCGCTTGATGATGCTGCTCGACCCAATCATGACGCTGGTGATGAACTTTTCTAGCGTGGCGATTGTCTGGTTCGGCGCGCATTTGATTAGTAGCGGCAATCTACAAATTGGTAATATGATGGCGTTTTTGGAATACGCCATGCAGGTGATTATTTCTTTCTTGCTGCTGTCAATGGTGTTTATTATGGTGCCGCGGGCGGCCGTGTCGGTAAAGCGGGTGGGCGAGGTGTTGGACACACTGCCGTCAATTGTCGATCCGCCGTCGCCGCAGCAATTGCCAAATGACGCTACTGGTAAAATTGAATTTAAAGACGTCACTTTTGCTTATCCAGACGCTGATCTGCCAGTGCTCTCTAATATCAATTTTACAGCCGAACCAGGGCAAACCACAGCGTTCATTGGCAGCACTGGCTCCGGCAAATCAACGTTGATTAATTTGATTCCGCGCTTTTATGATGTGTCGGCGGGACAAATTTTGCTGGATGGCATGGATATTCGCCAGCTCAAACTGGAAGAATTGTACGATCAAATCGGTTATGTGCCGCAAAAGGGCGTGCTGTTTAGCGGCACCATTGCCAGTAATATCAAGTACGGCAACGCCAAAGCCAGCCAAGAATTGGTTGAAAAATCCGCTAAAATTGCTCAAGCCACCGAATTCATCAGTGAGCTGAAAAACGGCTACAAAAATGAAATCGCTCAAGGCGGCAGCAATGTTTCCGGCGGTCAGCGGCAGCGTTTGTCGATTGCTCGGGCGATTGCTGTTGAGCCGAATGTCTACATTTTTGACGATTCGTTTTCGGCGCTGGATTTCAAGACTGACGCTAAATTACGCTCGGCACTGGCCAAAGAAACCAAACATAAAACCGTGCTGATCGTCGGTCAGCGCATCAACACCATCATGAACGCTGACAAAATCATCGTGCTGGACGAAGGTAAAATTGTCGGCCAAGGCACGCACCAGGAATTGATGAAAGATTGCCAAGTCTATCAAGAAATCGCCGTCTCCCAGCTTTCGGAAGATGACCTGCAGAAGATGTCGGCGACGACCGCGAAAGGAGCGGCGTAA
- a CDS encoding NUDIX domain-containing protein: MQRRVNVRGIIISDQGEIFCQKLTANNGTGREFWCAPGGGLELGESLLDGLTREMIEETGVKPTIGKLLFIQQFTDTNPSSKHGVTEQLEFFFSITNWQDYRHIDLEQTSHGVEEVAECGFVDPKTTRILPGYLTEVDLNWLVNESTDVQMMSEL; this comes from the coding sequence ATGCAGCGACGAGTTAACGTACGCGGAATTATTATCAGCGATCAGGGCGAGATTTTTTGCCAGAAATTAACCGCAAATAACGGCACGGGGCGAGAGTTTTGGTGTGCACCGGGCGGCGGTTTGGAGCTTGGCGAGAGTCTGCTGGATGGCCTAACGCGCGAGATGATTGAGGAAACTGGCGTCAAGCCAACCATTGGCAAGCTATTATTCATCCAACAATTTACCGACACCAACCCCTCGTCTAAACACGGCGTTACTGAGCAGCTCGAGTTTTTCTTCTCCATCACCAACTGGCAAGATTACCGGCACATCGACCTGGAGCAAACATCGCACGGCGTCGAGGAAGTGGCGGAGTGCGGCTTTGTCGATCCAAAAACCACGCGGATTTTACCAGGTTACCTAACGGAGGTTGACCTCAACTGGCTGGTTAATGAGTCGACCGACGTTCAGATGATGAGTGAATTGTAA